ATTTCAAGGTGATTTGGATCTTGAGCGTCAAGTAGCCATGTATGACATTGATTTGTGGGATTATAAGACCGAAGAAATAGCCTATTTAAAAAATCGGGGGGTGAAGGTGATCTGCTATTTTAGTGCCGGTTCTTGGGAGGATTGGCGCCCGGATGCGGGGGACTTTCCCGAAAGTGTGAAGGGTTTGAGCAATGGTTGGGAAGGCGAACTCTATTTAGATATCAGTAAGCTCGATATTCTAGGCCCCATCATGAAAAAGCGCATGGATTTGGCCCTGCAAAAAGGCTGCGATGGTATTGATCCCGATAATGTGTCGGGCTACGATGACAGCACGGGCTTTGCACTGCATTACCAAGATCAAATCACTTACAATAAGTTTTTAGCCGAAGAGGCCCACAAGCGAAATCTTGCGGTGGGGCTTAAAAACGATCTTGAGCAAATCAAAGATCTATTGCCCTATTTTGATTTTGCCATCAACGAGCAGTGCTTTGAATATCACGAGTGTGATGTTTTGTCTGATTTCATCGAGGCGAACAAGGCCGTGTTTGGGATCGAATACAATACTCCCAACGAGCAATTCTGCCCTCAGGCTAACGCGATGAGTTTTAGCTTTACGAAAAAAGAATCGGGTACCATGGATGCTTGGAGCCAAGACTGTTTTTAGGTTTTGGCTTCGAGTTCAATCCGTGGAAATAAGGGTGAGGCCTCGCCCAGCTGGTGGGGGAGTTTGATGTTAGAAAAGGTTTCTACTTCCTCAAAGTTATGTGGGACCGGGAATTTAAGTTGGGCAAAGATTTTATCGGAGGTGTGGGGTAAAAAGGGCCTTATATAGGTGGCAATCAGTCTTAGGGCTAGAACTAATGTAACCGTAAAGTCTTTTAGCCGTTCTGCTTTGCCCTGTTTTTTTAAACTCCAAGGTGCCATGTCATTAATATATTTGTCGCATTGCGAAATAAATTGCCAAAGACTAGCTAAGGCTTGGTGAAAATTTAAATCCCCATTTTGATAATCCATAAGTTCATGAATGCGTTTTCCCGCTTCTAGCCCATGACGGTGTAGTAAATCATAATCAAGGTTTTCGGTTTCAGCGCGACCATTTTCAATCAAGCCATCAAAATATTTTTTAGCCATGCCTAAGGTGCGATTGAGCAAATTCCCTAAATCGTTGGCTAGATCACTATTGTAACGTTTAATAAAACCTTCCCAGGTGAAATTGCTGTCTGCGCCAAAACTCGATTCACGCAATAAATAATAGCGCAAGGCATCGGGCCCATATTTTTCGACAATTTCCATAGGGCTAACGATGTTCCCTAAGGTTTTACTCATGCGCTCCCCTTTTAGGTAAACAAAGCCGTGCCCAAAAATAGTTTTAGGTAAAGGCAACCCTGCACTCATGAGCATGGCTGGCCAAATGATGCAGTGAAAACGCGTGATATCTTTGCCAATCACATGAATATCGGCTGGCCACAGGGTTTTAAAAAGGTGATCGTCTTTTTCGCCAAATTTAACGGCTGCTAAATAATTGACCAGGGCGTCAAACCACACATAAATGAATTGTTTTTCATCGCCGGGCACAGGCACGCCCCAATCACTGCCCGAGCGGCTAATCGAAATGTCTTCGACCCCTTGTTCAATAAAGGCAACAATTTCGTTACGGCGAATTTCGGGTAAAATAAAATGAGGGTGCGCCAAAATATGTTGCTTAATAGAATCGGCATAATGAGAAAGTTTGAAAAAATAATTATCTTCTTTAAGCCATTTTGGTTTGGCTTTGTGGGCAGGGCACAAGCCATCCACCAAATCTTTATCTAAATAAAAGGCCTCACAACCTTCACAATACCAACCTTCATACGAGCCTTTGTAAACATCGCCTTTTTTTTGCAACAGGGTAAAGAGTTTGAGGGTTGCAGTTTTATTGCGGGGTTCGGAGGTTTGAATGAAATCGTCAAAGCTAACCCCTAAATTTTTCCAGGTGGCAATAAACTTTTCTTTCATGCTGTCGCAATAGGCCTTGGGGTCTAGGTTTAATTCGAGGGCTGCTTTCTTGACCTTGACCGAATGCTCATCGTTTCCCATTTGAAAGTGAACCGAGTCACCCAACATGCGATGGTAACGAGCCAACACATCGGCCCCAATTTTTTCATAGGCCGTCCCCAAATGTGGCAGGCTATTGGGGTAGTCAATGGCGGTGGTGATGTAAAATCTATTCATACTTTTATCGACGATAACAAATATTCCATAGTGAGCATAGGATTTAAATTAACGCCTGCCAAGCGTTGCACGCGAGTGATCTTTTCAGAAAAATCCATCAAGGCAAAGCAGCGGCGTTCTTTTAAAATTTGGGATAAATTAAAAAGTAACCATTGGTAAAAACTTTGTGGGTGTTCACAACTTTTAAATAGGGTGCAAAAATCTATCAGTTCTTTCCACTTTATCGTTTCAGGATGATTAAAAAAATCTTTCCAAATAGGATGTTGCAAAAATTTAGTATTGGCTAACCAGCTTAAAATAAGCCCCGGGCTCCCCAAGGCAAGCCATGATTTTGGAAACTTTGGCAGGGGTTCATTAGAAGTGGTTTGCGAAAAAATTTGTTCGATCTCTTGGGCGCTTAAAGGGGAAAAGTAAATTTTTTGGCAACGCGAGAGGATGGTCGTGGGTAAACGATGCGTGGCATGGGTGGTGAGGATAAAATAGTGATGGGCGGGTGGTTCTTCTAAAATTTTTAACAAAGCGTTAGCCGCCGATAAGTTCATGGCATGGGCATCGGGTAAAAAAAAGATTCGAGCCCTCCCTTCATAGGGGGAGAATTTTAAATGCGGCATCCACTGACGAATCGTATCGATTTTAATGAACTGGCCTTCCCGTTCGGCAGTAAAAAAATCGGGGTGTTGGTGCAGTTTAAATTTTTGACAGGCTGGGCAATGACTACAGGCCTCATTATTTTGCGGGCTATGGCAAAGTAACAATTGGGCTAAGCTTTTAGCGACCAATGATTTGCCAATGCCTTCGGGGCCAAGGAAAAGGCTGGCATTAGGATAGGTGCCCGCACGGATCCGCTCAGTGAGGTTTTGCCAAATTTTTGTATGTCCGAGAAACATAGGCAATCCGAAATAGCATCGTTTCTGTCATTGCGAACCCCTTGAGGGGTGAAGCAATCTCTTCTGTTTAACCGGTGAGATTGCCACGCCCGTTGGGCTCGCAATGACAAAATCACATGCCTCAGGATGACAGTTATTTTAATTTCGACATCACAACTTCTCGAATTTTCTTCGCAAGTTCTGCTTGGGGTTGTAACGCATCAAACACAATCACGCGAGTGGGTTCTTGTTTAGCAATTTTTAAAAACCCCTGGCGCACTTTTTCATGAAAGCCAAGCGCTTCTTTTTCAAAACGGTCTTCACGACTGTCTTGGCTAACATTGCGTTCTTGGGCACGGCTCAGGCCCTGATCAACCGGACAATCAAGCAGGATAGTTAAATCAGGTTTGAGATCGCGGTGACTTAAGTGGGCCAATTGTTCAAGCTTGTTGAAAGCATGGCCTCGGGCATAACCTTGGTAGGCAATGGTCGAGTCGCTAAAACGGTCGCAGAGTACAATTTTACCGGCTTGCAATGCCGGCTCAATCACTTTTACCACATGCTCGCTGCGACAGGCCTCATAAAGTAAAAGCTCGGTCATGGGGTCGATTTGGTTATTGGGGTCAAGTAAGACATGGCGAATTTGATCGGCCACCGCTGTGCCGCCTGGTTCGCGGGTGCAAACGACTTCATGTTTTTGTTGGAGCAAAAATTTTTCGAGTAGATGAATTTGAGTCGTTTTGCCACAACCTTCAATGCCTTCAAAGGTGACGAAATAACCTCGCTGAGTCATAGTCTAACCTATCGCAAATGAACATATTTGGACAAGCCTTCTGTTATGGGGAGAGATTGCTTCGGCATCATGGATCCCGGATCCCCGGATCAAGTCCGGGGCAGGCTCGTCCGGGATGACGGCATTGCGTCATCCCGGGCTTGACCCGGGATCCATATACGACAAATAAAAAAGGCCGATGGTTTTGCCACCGGCCTTTTTTGGAAGCTTATTATGGATCCTCCGATCAAGTCGGAGGATGACAATGAGCTTAGAAAGCGTAGGAGAAAGAACCCACGGCTGCATGGGTTAACGCATTACTTGCAGCACCAGCGGGCAATTGATAATCTAAACGATATTCAAGGCGGAACTTTGCACCATCGGTGATGTTGTAGCCAACTCCGACCGTGCCACTGTGAACCTGTTGATCGGCCCCCGTGTAGAATCCACCGGCCCCAGCCGCACTCAAGTTACCTTCCCAATCATGGATGTAACCATAGCTACCATAAACATCCCAGGAATCATTGATGAGGTAGTCGAGGGTGAGGAAACCAGAATAGGCCTTGTTGTTTTTACCAGCCCCAACTTTGTTGTCTTGGCGATAAGCGCCTTCGGCCTGGATTAAGAGTTGCTCAGTGACATACCAACTTAAATCAATGTCACCCATGAAGGTGAGGTGTTTCATCAAGGCGGGTAATTGACCACCGGCATAACCACTCAAACCAACCGTACTTCGGTGATCTTCATCACCCCAGTTGTAACCCAAACGGAAACCACCAGAGGGAATTATCCCACCAAGTCCGCCGCCGGCTGCCGTGCTGACGGTATCAGCGATGTTGTTAACCACATAGAGTTGCATGTCGAAAGAATCGTTGATGCCCCAGAACAATTTAACACCCGTTCCATTGGAGGGTAACAAACCAAACACCGTTGGGTAAGAAATGGTGACGTTGTTGATGCGGTCAACGGAATAAACACCGATGGGAACATTGAAACGCCCCACGATGATTTCGGCATCGAGGATGTTAAAGCCAATATAACCTTGTTCGAGCACAAAGGCGGTAGCGGCTGCAAAGTCTGAAAAGTTGGAACCCAGGGCTGCCGAACCAAAGTCTAAATCGGCGCGAATTCGAACCTTATCGCCCCAAGATTTTTGTAAGTTGAGTTCAACTTCATCAAGATAAAAGTTGAAGGTGTCGCGATTGGCAGTCCCAACGCCGCGTTCAGGAATGGCACCAATGGTGGTTCCAAGGGCATTAGAATCGTTTTTCTGCCAACCAAAGAAGGTGGTTACATTACCACCGAGTTCAAGACCTTCTTCGGCTTGGGTAGTCGAGCTGACAAAACCCACGGCGAAAAGGGCCAATATAAGATATC
The nucleotide sequence above comes from Deltaproteobacteria bacterium. Encoded proteins:
- a CDS encoding endo alpha-1,4 polygalactosaminidase: MKAKWLVIFLLLVGCGGENNVPLGDETIPKDETPKKTTDTATTSGDTGSDTGLPDCAPGVFVNCVPTATPTPSTIPTSTPTVTPTPTPPPATATPKISPTPTPTSTAVPTPTPVVPPSGNGSLVDWIKNFDFKNPLGAKNIKDLGPLIQPWELKPPHWDIINDLIKNSPSWWQPKPKTTWHIQFQGDLDLERQVAMYDIDLWDYKTEEIAYLKNRGVKVICYFSAGSWEDWRPDAGDFPESVKGLSNGWEGELYLDISKLDILGPIMKKRMDLALQKGCDGIDPDNVSGYDDSTGFALHYQDQITYNKFLAEEAHKRNLAVGLKNDLEQIKDLLPYFDFAINEQCFEYHECDVLSDFIEANKAVFGIEYNTPNEQFCPQANAMSFSFTKKESGTMDAWSQDCF
- the metG gene encoding methionine--tRNA ligase, translated to MNRFYITTAIDYPNSLPHLGTAYEKIGADVLARYHRMLGDSVHFQMGNDEHSVKVKKAALELNLDPKAYCDSMKEKFIATWKNLGVSFDDFIQTSEPRNKTATLKLFTLLQKKGDVYKGSYEGWYCEGCEAFYLDKDLVDGLCPAHKAKPKWLKEDNYFFKLSHYADSIKQHILAHPHFILPEIRRNEIVAFIEQGVEDISISRSGSDWGVPVPGDEKQFIYVWFDALVNYLAAVKFGEKDDHLFKTLWPADIHVIGKDITRFHCIIWPAMLMSAGLPLPKTIFGHGFVYLKGERMSKTLGNIVSPMEIVEKYGPDALRYYLLRESSFGADSNFTWEGFIKRYNSDLANDLGNLLNRTLGMAKKYFDGLIENGRAETENLDYDLLHRHGLEAGKRIHELMDYQNGDLNFHQALASLWQFISQCDKYINDMAPWSLKKQGKAERLKDFTVTLVLALRLIATYIRPFLPHTSDKIFAQLKFPVPHNFEEVETFSNIKLPHQLGEASPLFPRIELEAKT
- the holB gene encoding DNA polymerase III subunit delta'; amino-acid sequence: MFLGHTKIWQNLTERIRAGTYPNASLFLGPEGIGKSLVAKSLAQLLLCHSPQNNEACSHCPACQKFKLHQHPDFFTAEREGQFIKIDTIRQWMPHLKFSPYEGRARIFFLPDAHAMNLSAANALLKILEEPPAHHYFILTTHATHRLPTTILSRCQKIYFSPLSAQEIEQIFSQTTSNEPLPKFPKSWLALGSPGLILSWLANTKFLQHPIWKDFFNHPETIKWKELIDFCTLFKSCEHPQSFYQWLLFNLSQILKERRCFALMDFSEKITRVQRLAGVNLNPMLTMEYLLSSIKV
- a CDS encoding dTMP kinase encodes the protein MTQRGYFVTFEGIEGCGKTTQIHLLEKFLLQQKHEVVCTREPGGTAVADQIRHVLLDPNNQIDPMTELLLYEACRSEHVVKVIEPALQAGKIVLCDRFSDSTIAYQGYARGHAFNKLEQLAHLSHRDLKPDLTILLDCPVDQGLSRAQERNVSQDSREDRFEKEALGFHEKVRQGFLKIAKQEPTRVIVFDALQPQAELAKKIREVVMSKLK
- a CDS encoding outer membrane beta-barrel protein — its product is MKWRYLILALFAVGFVSSTTQAEEGLELGGNVTTFFGWQKNDSNALGTTIGAIPERGVGTANRDTFNFYLDEVELNLQKSWGDKVRIRADLDFGSAALGSNFSDFAAATAFVLEQGYIGFNILDAEIIVGRFNVPIGVYSVDRINNVTISYPTVFGLLPSNGTGVKLFWGINDSFDMQLYVVNNIADTVSTAAGGGLGGIIPSGGFRLGYNWGDEDHRSTVGLSGYAGGQLPALMKHLTFMGDIDLSWYVTEQLLIQAEGAYRQDNKVGAGKNNKAYSGFLTLDYLINDSWDVYGSYGYIHDWEGNLSAAGAGGFYTGADQQVHSGTVGVGYNITDGAKFRLEYRLDYQLPAGAASNALTHAAVGSFSYAF